From Aureibacillus halotolerans, the proteins below share one genomic window:
- a CDS encoding NAD(P)-dependent alcohol dehydrogenase, giving the protein MKAAVLEHPLTISIKSLERPVPNAGEVLIKITAVGLCGSDVHYYEHGKIGRFVVEKPIILGHEAAGEIVGIGEGVTSLSVGQRVAIEPGMTCGECEFCRDGTYNLCSEVEFLATPPYDGAFCEYVTMREEVVYPIPDSMSDETAALIEPFSVGLHAVRRGTLTEGETVIIMGMGPIGLMAAANARLAGASMIVAVDLEEKRLDMARQFGATHTVNLREGKLEEELAHITDGRGVDLALETAGHPDALRQAIQAVRRGGRVVIVGLPPVDEVSLPVPYMVDSELKLIGVFRYHHTYPDAIKLLSDGKVDITQMITGKYSLEETGAAFQAAIHDKANTLKMMIYPG; this is encoded by the coding sequence ATGAAAGCAGCTGTTTTGGAACACCCATTGACGATTTCCATAAAATCATTGGAGCGTCCTGTACCAAACGCAGGAGAGGTTCTGATTAAAATAACGGCGGTTGGACTTTGCGGATCAGACGTGCACTATTATGAGCATGGAAAAATTGGTCGCTTCGTTGTTGAAAAGCCTATTATTCTAGGGCATGAGGCAGCAGGTGAAATCGTGGGCATAGGCGAAGGTGTCACTTCTCTATCAGTCGGTCAACGTGTGGCTATTGAGCCCGGGATGACCTGTGGCGAGTGTGAGTTTTGCCGCGACGGTACGTATAATTTATGCTCAGAGGTTGAGTTTTTAGCCACACCACCATACGATGGTGCGTTTTGTGAATACGTGACGATGAGAGAAGAGGTTGTTTATCCGATCCCTGACAGCATGTCCGATGAGACCGCAGCACTGATTGAGCCCTTTTCGGTTGGACTTCATGCGGTCCGTAGAGGCACGTTGACCGAAGGAGAGACGGTCATCATTATGGGCATGGGGCCAATTGGGCTTATGGCTGCGGCAAATGCCAGGCTGGCAGGTGCCTCTATGATTGTCGCTGTTGACCTAGAGGAGAAGCGACTCGACATGGCTCGGCAATTTGGAGCGACCCATACAGTAAATCTCAGGGAAGGCAAGCTAGAAGAGGAGCTTGCCCACATCACAGATGGTCGTGGAGTTGACCTTGCCTTAGAAACGGCAGGGCATCCTGATGCGCTAAGGCAGGCCATCCAAGCCGTTAGACGTGGAGGGCGCGTCGTCATCGTCGGTTTGCCCCCAGTAGATGAAGTATCCCTCCCTGTCCCATACATGGTAGATAGTGAGCTCAAGCTCATCGGCGTCTTTCGTTATCATCATACCTACCCAGACGCCATTAAATTGCTCTCTGATGGGAAAGTGGATATCACACAAATGATTACAGGGAAGTACTCACTTGAAGAAACAGGAGCTGCTTTCCAAGCAGCTATACACGACAAGGCGAATACGCTAAAGATGATGATTTACCCTGGCTGA
- a CDS encoding MerR family transcriptional regulator has translation MEYTVKKLAQMAGVSARTLRYYDEIGMLKPARINSSGYRIYGAEEVDRLQQILFYKELGVELEQIKSIVTDPTFNGLAALKEHQRNLLQKRALLDALLGNVKKTIEQTERGIPMRDQEKFEAFKQKAIQENEAKYGEEIREKYGGDRIDASNKKFMNMTVEEYEAFKALEQEVLDTLIEAYKTGDPAGPLGQKTADLHKQWLTYTWSSYSPEAHVGLAQMYVDDERFTKYYDDHQPGGAEFLRDAVLAYTGKPKS, from the coding sequence ATGGAATACACTGTAAAAAAACTTGCTCAGATGGCTGGTGTTAGTGCACGAACACTGCGCTATTATGATGAAATCGGCATGCTGAAACCCGCTCGTATCAACTCCTCGGGCTACAGAATATATGGAGCTGAGGAGGTCGATCGCTTGCAACAAATTCTTTTTTATAAAGAGCTTGGCGTAGAACTAGAGCAAATCAAAAGCATCGTGACGGATCCCACGTTCAATGGATTAGCTGCTCTTAAAGAACATCAGCGCAACCTCCTTCAAAAACGAGCTCTTCTTGACGCCCTGCTTGGAAACGTTAAGAAGACGATTGAACAAACAGAAAGGGGCATTCCAATGAGAGATCAGGAAAAATTTGAAGCCTTTAAACAGAAGGCAATACAGGAAAACGAAGCGAAATACGGTGAGGAGATTCGTGAAAAATATGGAGGCGACAGGATTGATGCTTCTAATAAGAAGTTCATGAATATGACTGTTGAAGAGTATGAGGCTTTTAAAGCATTGGAGCAAGAGGTGTTAGACACCCTCATTGAGGCATACAAAACAGGCGACCCTGCAGGTCCACTTGGTCAAAAAACAGCGGACCTACACAAGCAATGGCTTACCTACACGTGGAGCTCCTATTCTCCAGAGGCACACGTAGGCCTTGCGCAAATGTACGTCGATGACGAACGTTTTACAAAATATTATGATGATCATCAGCCTGGTGGCGCCGAATTTTTACGTGATGCGGTATTGGCCTACACGGGAAAACCAAAGAGCTAA
- a CDS encoding YqaA family protein, which produces MFQEFLDFLMTFGIWGLMIHSFLDAVIFPIPAFFLQVPLSLIDPSQALWLATAGYVACLLGTPVGYFLGRVLGKGILQKILKPKWVDAATRMFEKNGEAAVLIGAFTPIPFKVFTILSGFLKFPLWKLILYAAIGRAVKFYVVGGLIFAYGQAAEGMVKGVSLYIFLIGVPLLLIGLFVKRKFMAKKQNASSTSLNKVHADDKSS; this is translated from the coding sequence ATGTTCCAGGAGTTTTTGGATTTTTTGATGACGTTTGGAATATGGGGATTGATGATTCACTCGTTTTTAGACGCTGTCATTTTTCCGATTCCTGCATTTTTTTTGCAAGTACCTTTAAGTTTAATCGATCCGTCTCAGGCACTATGGCTTGCTACGGCAGGGTATGTGGCATGTTTACTAGGGACACCAGTGGGCTATTTTTTAGGACGCGTCCTTGGAAAAGGGATTCTTCAGAAAATACTAAAGCCAAAATGGGTCGATGCCGCTACGAGGATGTTTGAGAAAAATGGCGAAGCAGCGGTATTAATCGGTGCGTTTACGCCAATTCCATTTAAAGTGTTTACGATATTATCAGGATTCTTAAAGTTTCCCCTTTGGAAGCTCATTTTGTATGCAGCTATCGGTCGTGCTGTAAAGTTTTATGTTGTCGGAGGTCTGATTTTTGCTTATGGCCAAGCGGCAGAGGGCATGGTGAAGGGAGTCTCTCTTTATATTTTCCTTATTGGGGTGCCTTTGTTGTTGATTGGTTTATTCGTTAAACGAAAGTTTATGGCAAAGAAACAGAATGCCTCGAGCACGTCACTGAATAAGGTGCATGCAGACGATAAATCTTCATAA
- a CDS encoding carbohydrate ABC transporter permease, with protein MKRSAGEKVFDAGNTVFMILLMCATLYPFLYVLFASLSDPALVSQHRGLLLWPEGFSIEAYRLVFDNPMVLVGYGNTLIYVIGGTVLNMILTSMAAYALSRKKVMLGKPIMMAIVFTMFFSGGLIPTYLLVGDLGLVDTRWSMILPTAISAWNLIIMRTSFQGIPDSLEESAKIDGANDFTIFFRIIIPLSLPVMAVITLFYAVGHWNQYFNALVYLRDRDLFPLQLVLREILIQNSTDEFMTGISGGERHMIGETIKYATIIVATIPILFLYPMLQRFFVKGVLIGSLKE; from the coding sequence ATGAAGCGAAGCGCTGGCGAAAAAGTATTTGATGCAGGGAACACAGTGTTCATGATCCTATTGATGTGTGCCACATTGTATCCATTTTTATATGTGTTGTTTGCATCGTTAAGCGATCCTGCCCTTGTTTCTCAACACCGAGGCCTTTTATTGTGGCCGGAAGGTTTTTCTATAGAGGCATATCGCTTAGTTTTTGATAACCCAATGGTCCTTGTTGGGTATGGAAATACATTAATTTATGTCATTGGCGGTACGGTATTAAATATGATTCTAACCTCGATGGCTGCCTATGCGTTGTCACGAAAAAAAGTCATGCTAGGTAAACCTATTATGATGGCGATCGTCTTTACAATGTTCTTCTCTGGTGGTTTAATTCCTACATATTTATTAGTAGGTGATCTAGGTTTAGTCGACACAAGGTGGTCGATGATTTTGCCAACAGCGATAAGTGCCTGGAATTTGATCATAATGAGGACGTCATTTCAAGGTATTCCTGATAGTCTTGAGGAATCTGCAAAGATAGATGGGGCAAATGATTTCACGATATTTTTCCGCATCATCATTCCTTTATCATTACCAGTAATGGCTGTTATTACGTTGTTTTATGCTGTTGGTCATTGGAACCAATACTTTAATGCATTGGTGTATTTGCGGGATCGAGATTTGTTCCCTCTTCAATTAGTTCTAAGGGAAATCCTCATTCAAAACAGCACAGATGAATTTATGACAGGGATTTCAGGTGGGGAAAGGCACATGATTGGGGAAACCATTAAATACGCCACCATTATTGTTGCGACCATTCCAATTCTATTCTTATATCCAATGCTACAAAGGTTTTTTGTGAAGGGTGTATTAATCGGATCATTAAAAGAATAA
- a CDS encoding ABC transporter permease: protein MGKVITEKQKTDLLYKKRTYWYRLGKDLKRNRYIYAMVLPAVLYYAIFHYAPMYGLQIAFKEYSTTIGIWNSPWSGFEHFKDFFSGYYFWPLIRNTVLISLFELMFAFPAPIILALLLNEVRRLAFKRTIQTITYLPHFISVVVVVGMLVDFTARDGLINQLTAMFGFEPIAFMQEASWFRPIYIGSGIWQGIGWGSIIYLAAMANVNPQLYEAAKMDGAGRFKQAWHITIPGILPTIVILFILQMGSMMTVGYEKIILMYNPMTYETADVISTYVYRKGILEANFSYSAAVGLFNSVINFALLIGANILSRKGTGSSLW, encoded by the coding sequence ATGGGTAAGGTCATTACTGAAAAGCAAAAGACGGATTTATTGTATAAGAAACGGACGTACTGGTATCGATTGGGCAAAGATCTTAAGCGCAATCGGTATATCTATGCCATGGTGTTACCGGCTGTCTTGTATTACGCCATTTTTCACTATGCGCCAATGTACGGACTGCAGATTGCGTTTAAAGAGTATAGTACAACGATCGGCATATGGAATAGTCCCTGGTCTGGTTTTGAACACTTCAAGGACTTCTTTTCGGGCTATTACTTTTGGCCATTGATACGAAATACCGTATTGATCAGTTTATTCGAGTTGATGTTTGCTTTTCCGGCACCTATCATTCTTGCTTTATTGCTTAATGAGGTGCGACGACTTGCTTTTAAACGTACCATTCAAACGATTACGTACTTGCCGCATTTCATCTCCGTTGTGGTTGTGGTGGGAATGCTCGTCGACTTTACTGCCCGTGACGGATTAATCAACCAACTTACCGCCATGTTTGGCTTTGAACCAATTGCTTTTATGCAGGAAGCCTCCTGGTTTAGGCCAATATACATCGGATCGGGCATATGGCAAGGGATTGGTTGGGGATCTATCATTTATTTAGCGGCTATGGCAAATGTGAATCCGCAGTTGTATGAAGCCGCGAAAATGGATGGAGCCGGTCGGTTTAAGCAGGCGTGGCACATTACGATTCCTGGCATTTTGCCGACTATTGTGATTCTTTTCATCCTCCAAATGGGCAGTATGATGACAGTAGGGTATGAAAAAATTATATTGATGTACAATCCAATGACGTATGAAACAGCCGATGTGATCTCTACTTATGTGTATCGGAAAGGGATACTTGAAGCCAATTTCAGCTATAGTGCTGCCGTCGGTCTGTTCAATTCAGTCATCAACTTTGCACTTCTTATTGGTGCGAATATTTTGAGTCGGAAAGGGACAGGAAGCAGCTTATGGTAG
- a CDS encoding extracellular solute-binding protein, producing the protein MKKKALSISGVIAMGVLFALSGCQNNEAGGEAEDGSLNVSYFVGMVSEVSANVKDLNEVAAYKQLEEKTGVTVDFQHPPVGGDYNQQFNLMMASGELPDVIERNWAQVPGGINKYANEKKLVKLNDYLSDHAPNLSKVLAENPDWKKMISTDDGGIYVFPFIRGEEKLLTFFGPIIRQDWLDTLGLEKPETIDEWHHALTQIKTNDPNGNGEADEIPLLPDLNANAFVGAFGAASGFYQEEGTVKYGPIEPEFKDFIELMKKWYEEGLIDPDYMATDKKLRDAKVTGNQLGSFVSYAGSGIGYYMGLMEESNPNFQLAPTVYPSLNKGELADFAHVAPVYDGYGAAITTSNPDIEETIEWMDYKYGEEGHMLFNFGIEGESYEIIDGYPTFTETITDNEEGLPMVQALGMYVQSSYYGPFVQDVRYIEQYMTSPAQKEAVVIWGKGKNEKDLPVITPTEQESSELSSIMNDVNTYKDSMVNKFVIGEESMENYDNFVETIKSMGMTKAIEINQAALDRYEAR; encoded by the coding sequence ATGAAAAAGAAAGCGCTATCAATTTCGGGTGTTATCGCTATGGGGGTTCTTTTCGCTCTTTCCGGATGTCAAAACAATGAAGCAGGAGGAGAAGCAGAAGATGGGAGTTTAAATGTTTCTTATTTTGTGGGGATGGTAAGTGAGGTTTCTGCAAATGTAAAAGATTTAAATGAAGTCGCTGCCTATAAACAGCTTGAGGAGAAAACAGGCGTCACCGTCGATTTTCAACATCCTCCTGTTGGTGGTGATTATAATCAACAGTTCAATCTCATGATGGCATCAGGAGAACTGCCAGATGTGATTGAAAGAAACTGGGCCCAGGTTCCAGGAGGTATTAACAAGTACGCGAATGAAAAAAAGCTTGTGAAATTAAATGACTATCTGAGTGATCATGCACCAAATCTATCGAAAGTGCTTGCAGAGAATCCTGATTGGAAAAAAATGATTTCTACTGATGATGGCGGCATTTATGTGTTTCCATTTATTCGTGGCGAAGAAAAATTATTGACTTTTTTTGGACCAATTATTAGACAAGATTGGTTAGATACGCTTGGTTTGGAAAAACCCGAAACCATTGATGAATGGCATCACGCGTTAACTCAAATAAAAACAAATGATCCAAATGGGAACGGGGAAGCGGATGAAATTCCACTTTTGCCTGATTTAAATGCGAATGCATTTGTCGGGGCATTCGGTGCGGCTTCAGGTTTTTATCAAGAAGAGGGAACGGTCAAATATGGACCAATTGAGCCTGAATTTAAGGATTTTATCGAGCTCATGAAAAAGTGGTATGAAGAAGGTTTAATTGACCCTGATTATATGGCTACTGACAAAAAGCTGCGTGATGCTAAGGTAACAGGGAATCAACTTGGCTCATTTGTCTCTTACGCAGGGTCAGGAATAGGCTATTATATGGGGTTAATGGAAGAATCAAATCCTAATTTTCAATTGGCACCGACAGTTTATCCCTCTCTTAACAAGGGTGAACTAGCCGATTTTGCACATGTTGCTCCAGTATATGATGGCTACGGTGCGGCTATAACGACCTCGAATCCGGACATTGAAGAAACAATTGAGTGGATGGATTATAAGTATGGAGAAGAAGGACATATGCTCTTCAACTTTGGAATTGAAGGGGAAAGCTACGAGATAATCGATGGTTACCCTACGTTCACGGAAACCATTACAGACAATGAAGAGGGACTACCAATGGTTCAGGCGCTTGGTATGTATGTCCAATCGAGCTACTACGGGCCTTTCGTTCAAGATGTTCGATATATTGAGCAATACATGACAAGCCCTGCACAGAAGGAAGCTGTGGTGATTTGGGGCAAAGGAAAGAATGAGAAAGACCTGCCCGTCATTACGCCTACAGAGCAAGAAAGCAGTGAACTGTCTTCTATAATGAACGATGTGAATACGTATAAAGATTCCATGGTCAATAAATTTGTCATCGGTGAGGAATCTATGGAGAATTACGACAATTTTGTTGAAACAATAAAATCTATGGGAATGACCAAAGCCATTGAAATTAACCAAGCTGCTTTGGATAGATATGAAGCGAGGTGA